The Microcoleus sp. AS-A8 genome has a window encoding:
- a CDS encoding S-layer homology domain-containing protein, whose amino-acid sequence MNLSLIASKSGLILAVVGIVLTEMTAGISASVASPTNASSMKFSGQEESVELAQQLSVSQMTKDKEEKTDKDDDDDKDDDDENESMAQECSCKDAVFKDVSQKTGVESSKLRIVKVEKETWSDGCLGLGDSNSMCTQSMVPGWRVIVASGSQSWVYRTNLAGTVAKWDEVATQTLASSQTTTQTTSRQEVITRTSETMQSVTGGSNQSSSQSSQAEGSTQMSEGVSTETQQQQTSMARRSSQVSFSDISESYWARGFIMELAQRGILTGFPDGKFYPDKPVTRGEFAALLASVFKKTKVRDAMSFRDVSASYWAYEGIREAYEMGFLGAASGSQFKPYQSLTRLQILTALTKGLNYTSSSSSIEQILAVYRDAGAIPAEARSLVAAATERGIVVNYPNSNTCSPNKVATRAEVAAFLYQAMVNNGEATEISSPYIVGKETKFREAGEMREVGGSDREKPRRQNCNQGIGNGAEGCDPGNSSPRGGSNDEGGRTPGNRPR is encoded by the coding sequence ATGAATTTGAGTCTTATTGCATCAAAGAGTGGGCTGATTTTGGCAGTAGTGGGAATTGTCTTAACCGAGATGACCGCAGGTATTTCGGCTTCTGTAGCTTCCCCAACTAATGCTTCGTCGATGAAGTTTTCTGGTCAAGAAGAAAGCGTTGAGCTAGCACAACAGTTATCTGTTAGCCAAATGACGAAAGATAAGGAGGAGAAAACAGATAAAGATGACGATGATGACAAGGACGACGATGATGAGAATGAGTCGATGGCACAAGAGTGCAGTTGCAAGGATGCCGTCTTCAAGGATGTTTCTCAAAAGACTGGAGTTGAATCATCGAAACTCCGAATTGTCAAAGTAGAAAAAGAAACCTGGTCGGATGGCTGTTTGGGTCTGGGCGACTCCAACAGCATGTGTACTCAATCGATGGTTCCAGGTTGGCGGGTAATTGTCGCTAGCGGCTCCCAAAGCTGGGTTTATCGCACCAATTTAGCGGGTACTGTAGCCAAGTGGGATGAAGTCGCAACTCAAACTCTTGCCAGTAGCCAGACAACAACGCAAACAACCAGCCGGCAAGAGGTGATCACCCGTACCAGTGAGACGATGCAATCCGTCACGGGTGGCAGCAACCAAAGTAGCAGCCAAAGCTCTCAAGCCGAGGGTAGCACCCAGATGAGCGAGGGTGTCAGCACCGAAACACAGCAGCAGCAGACAAGCATGGCTCGCCGTAGCTCTCAAGTCAGCTTTAGCGATATATCCGAAAGTTACTGGGCGAGAGGTTTCATTATGGAACTGGCTCAGCGAGGTATTCTGACTGGATTTCCTGATGGTAAATTTTATCCAGATAAACCCGTAACTCGCGGCGAGTTTGCCGCGTTGCTTGCCTCCGTTTTTAAGAAGACTAAAGTTCGCGATGCGATGAGTTTTCGGGATGTCTCAGCTAGCTACTGGGCTTACGAGGGTATCCGGGAGGCTTATGAGATGGGCTTTTTAGGCGCTGCTTCTGGCAGTCAATTCAAACCCTACCAAAGCCTAACTCGTCTGCAAATTTTAACGGCGTTGACGAAGGGGCTAAACTATACCTCATCGAGTAGTTCCATCGAGCAAATTTTGGCGGTTTATCGCGATGCCGGCGCGATCCCTGCTGAGGCTCGCAGCTTAGTTGCAGCAGCAACAGAGCGGGGCATTGTAGTGAACTATCCTAATAGCAACACTTGCAGTCCTAACAAGGTGGCAACGCGAGCCGAAGTCGCGGCATTTCTCTACCAGGCGATGGTTAATAATGGCGAGGCGACGGAAATTTCGTCGCCCTATATCGTCGGCAAAGAAACCAAATTCAGGGAAGCCGGGGAAATGAGGGAAGTGGGTGGAAGCGATCGCGAAAAACCCCGCCGTCAAAACTGCAACCAAGGCATTGGCAATGGAGCAGAAGGCTGTGATCCTGGTAACTCAAGTCCTCGCGGGGGTAGTAATGATGAAGGTGGACGGACGCCGGGAAATCGCCCACGATAA
- a CDS encoding cation transporter — MTEGQNRAQVVRLILFTSFWLMLLILSVKVSAAWRVRSLSLMAESLHTLLTSVSTFLSLLTLKAYRPNGYPIYGQSKRDVIITFLLIAILGFAGLNLIGLSAQQLIGAVLGDTRSSPVRVSWPLMQVLGVLVVTSIGMAILGLYQGRLLSHPALRFNAGQLFKDVLLTLLVIGGLVGVWWGISWLDVFLAIVLVLLAAGSCWQVVSWQFPLMVEQTAIAPEVLAQIARQVEGVTHCYHIRSRGLVGRLVYVQMHLIVQPDLAKLTPLIAERIETVIRERYGPVHVTFFIDDDMAAGANFNQSPPITEVKGKNDPMGRSN; from the coding sequence ATGACTGAAGGACAAAACCGCGCTCAGGTAGTTCGTCTGATTTTATTCACCTCTTTCTGGCTGATGTTGCTCATTTTATCAGTCAAAGTTTCAGCCGCTTGGAGAGTGCGATCGCTCAGTCTCATGGCAGAGTCGTTGCACACGCTTCTCACTAGCGTCAGCACCTTCCTAAGTTTGCTCACGCTGAAAGCTTATCGCCCCAACGGTTACCCCATCTACGGTCAGAGTAAACGTGATGTCATAATCACGTTTCTGCTGATCGCCATTTTAGGCTTTGCGGGTTTAAATTTAATTGGGTTGTCGGCTCAGCAGCTAATAGGTGCGGTTTTAGGAGACACCCGAAGCTCTCCAGTTCGCGTCAGTTGGCCTTTAATGCAGGTATTAGGCGTTCTAGTCGTAACGAGCATAGGCATGGCTATCTTGGGTCTTTACCAAGGGAGACTTCTCAGTCATCCTGCCCTACGCTTTAATGCAGGTCAACTGTTCAAAGATGTGTTGCTGACCCTATTGGTCATTGGTGGACTGGTGGGCGTGTGGTGGGGTATTAGTTGGCTTGATGTCTTCCTGGCGATTGTGCTGGTGCTGCTAGCTGCCGGAAGTTGCTGGCAAGTGGTCAGTTGGCAGTTCCCGCTGATGGTAGAGCAGACGGCGATCGCACCTGAAGTTTTGGCTCAAATTGCCCGCCAAGTTGAGGGCGTTACGCACTGTTACCACATTCGTTCACGAGGTTTGGTGGGACGCTTGGTCTATGTTCAGATGCACTTAATTGTGCAGCCAGATCTGGCTAAACTCACGCCTTTAATTGCTGAACGCATTGAAACTGTCATTCGAGAGCGTTATGGCCCTGTGCATGTCACTTTTTTTATCGATGATGACATGGCAGCCGGTGCTAATTTTAACCAATCCCCTCCAATTACAGAAGTGAAGGGCAAAAATGACCCGATGGGTAGAAGTAATTAA
- a CDS encoding Cof-type HAD-IIB family hydrolase, with the protein MPEPSTAHQSASLDAIDLDALDIQLLVLDIDGTIAGRSNEINEPVLQAIRSAQAKGIQVAIATGRMYCSALRFHQAVNSTLPLLAYQGAWIQHPATEKIYQHLPVSRSTAEQLLDYFESEALRSLLSVHFYINDQLYVREITSETKIYAQRSGIQPQPVGDLRNTLSNEPTKILALSDDTAIIDQLWGSLRQQYTPAELYLTKSVATFFEATHPAVNKGAAVRYLAEELLGLQAHNVMAIGDNFNDVEMLEYAGLGVAMGNAPTEVQALAQWVAPTVEQDGAAAAIEAFTL; encoded by the coding sequence ATGCCAGAACCTTCTACAGCTCATCAGTCAGCTTCATTGGACGCTATTGACCTCGATGCTCTTGATATTCAACTCCTGGTATTGGATATTGATGGGACAATCGCCGGTCGATCTAACGAAATCAACGAACCAGTGTTGCAGGCAATCCGTTCGGCTCAGGCCAAGGGGATTCAGGTGGCGATCGCCACGGGTCGAATGTATTGTTCTGCCTTGCGCTTTCATCAAGCCGTTAATTCCACCCTACCCTTACTCGCTTACCAAGGCGCGTGGATTCAACACCCTGCAACCGAAAAGATTTATCAACATCTACCCGTCTCGCGCAGTACCGCAGAGCAATTGTTGGATTACTTCGAGAGTGAAGCGTTGCGCTCTCTGCTGTCCGTTCATTTCTATATCAACGACCAATTGTATGTTCGGGAAATCACCTCGGAAACAAAAATCTATGCCCAACGCTCCGGTATTCAACCCCAGCCCGTGGGTGACTTGCGTAATACTTTAAGCAATGAACCAACAAAAATTTTAGCCTTGAGTGATGACACGGCCATTATTGACCAACTCTGGGGGAGTTTGCGCCAACAATATACCCCAGCCGAGCTATATTTGACCAAGTCGGTGGCAACCTTCTTTGAAGCCACTCATCCTGCCGTCAATAAAGGGGCTGCTGTACGCTACCTAGCCGAAGAACTTCTGGGACTTCAAGCCCACAATGTGATGGCTATAGGTGATAATTTTAATGATGTGGAAATGCTCGAATACGCAGGTTTAGGCGTTGCGATGGGCAATGCACCAACCGAGGTACAAGCTCTAGCCCAGTGGGTTGCCCCGACGGTTGAACAAGATGGTGCAGCGGCTGCCATCGAAGCCTTTACGCTGTAA
- a CDS encoding DALR anticodon-binding domain-containing protein has protein sequence MGNSVAIKPVLQQQILASSALLGRSLVTNELLDKFKITVETIPVHRLSDDRGVIYRSAIALQLAPLWQLPPLDIAHQLAEGMAISAQNTINAETGNWGQQAIKSQTFKTQPPSPSQVCLDFSVEVFSPGWIQFRLSDRGLATWLQQLIQIPLVLSHGAKDSSIAVHRLGEPEDREAEIKHPYSPHPQIPAQSQRTEPANQANSVFRVQYAHARCCSLLRLAHRQRLINLSGLDSINPNWAWVEPNPIPWLDGNSPMEWEPIRLRLKHPAERGLIAQVLDGTEQLTLPTPAGVIELANALSHGFEKFYSACRIWGEVKTETPQLAQARLGLVGITQKLLRSLLQNHLHVTAPIEL, from the coding sequence TTGGGGAATTCTGTCGCTATTAAGCCAGTTTTGCAGCAACAAATCTTAGCTTCGAGCGCTTTATTGGGTAGGAGTCTTGTCACAAATGAGTTACTTGACAAGTTTAAAATAACGGTTGAAACGATTCCTGTGCATCGTTTGTCTGATGATAGAGGAGTCATTTATCGCTCTGCGATCGCACTTCAGCTTGCACCCCTCTGGCAGTTGCCACCCCTCGACATCGCACATCAATTGGCTGAGGGCATGGCAATCAGCGCTCAAAATACGATTAATGCAGAAACGGGCAACTGGGGGCAGCAAGCCATCAAAAGTCAAACTTTCAAGACTCAGCCTCCAAGTCCTAGCCAAGTGTGCTTAGACTTCAGCGTTGAGGTGTTCTCTCCAGGCTGGATTCAGTTTCGCCTAAGCGATCGCGGTTTAGCCACCTGGTTACAACAGTTGATTCAAATACCCCTTGTTTTATCACATGGGGCCAAGGATTCGTCAATAGCAGTTCACAGGCTAGGGGAACCGGAGGATAGGGAAGCAGAAATTAAACATCCATACTCACCACACCCTCAGATTCCTGCTCAAAGCCAGCGAACTGAACCAGCAAACCAGGCTAACTCTGTGTTTAGAGTTCAATATGCTCATGCCCGCTGCTGCTCACTCCTGCGCTTGGCACACCGACAAAGGTTAATTAACTTGAGCGGCTTAGACAGCATCAATCCAAACTGGGCATGGGTTGAGCCTAACCCCATTCCCTGGCTTGATGGCAACTCACCGATGGAGTGGGAACCCATACGCTTGCGGTTAAAGCATCCGGCAGAACGAGGGTTGATAGCGCAGGTTTTAGATGGAACCGAGCAACTGACGCTGCCTACTCCAGCCGGTGTGATCGAACTGGCGAATGCTTTAAGTCATGGGTTTGAAAAATTCTACAGCGCCTGCCGCATTTGGGGAGAGGTCAAAACCGAGACTCCTCAGCTTGCTCAGGCGAGATTGGGGTTAGTGGGGATTACTCAAAAGTTGCTGCGATCGCTCCTACAAAACCACCTGCATGTAACCGCTCCGATCGAGCTATGA
- a CDS encoding Crp/Fnr family transcriptional regulator — protein MNSSSSASEASRPFLTWQRIIDWAQEHYRYRTFSKDERIPARTGLLYLVQRGAIRLVGTAQVSASTGKTASKLLNPTADETFLGFVGAGQPFEIVAQSPFTLQAYSHVDQTSVVWMYWHDLDNWPHFRREVLDAFRYQHQRKLLWLSTLGQRRTIDRLLGFLTLLIEEFGEPCSNGYCLPFPLTHAQIGSAIGSTRVTVTRLMGKLRQRELICTKGDNLICLPSQAIEISHN, from the coding sequence ATGAATTCATCATCCTCCGCATCAGAGGCATCTCGACCATTTTTAACTTGGCAACGGATTATAGACTGGGCGCAGGAACATTACCGCTATCGGACTTTCAGTAAAGACGAGCGAATTCCCGCCCGTACTGGATTGTTGTATCTAGTACAGAGGGGGGCAATTCGGTTAGTGGGTACGGCGCAAGTGAGTGCGAGTACCGGCAAGACAGCGTCTAAATTATTGAATCCGACAGCCGATGAAACTTTTTTAGGCTTTGTGGGAGCGGGTCAACCCTTTGAAATTGTGGCGCAATCGCCATTTACGCTGCAAGCTTATTCTCACGTCGATCAAACTTCGGTGGTGTGGATGTACTGGCATGACTTGGACAATTGGCCTCACTTTCGTCGGGAAGTGTTAGATGCATTTCGGTATCAGCATCAGCGTAAATTATTGTGGCTGAGTACCTTAGGACAACGACGAACGATTGATCGACTATTGGGATTTCTTACGTTATTAATAGAAGAATTTGGTGAACCTTGTAGCAATGGATACTGTTTACCGTTCCCTTTAACCCATGCACAAATTGGTAGTGCGATTGGTTCTACTCGTGTGACGGTGACTCGTTTGATGGGCAAACTTCGGCAACGTGAACTGATTTGTACCAAAGGAGATAATTTGATTTGCTTACCATCTCAAGCCATAGAAATTTCTCATAATTAA